The Drosophila willistoni isolate 14030-0811.24 unplaced genomic scaffold, UCI_dwil_1.1 Seg774, whole genome shotgun sequence genome window below encodes:
- the LOC124461962 gene encoding uncharacterized protein LOC124461962 yields MYNPLALIFCLLYLSNCVQSNDCGQDESLYCRGERALRIAIRNLNKSDKPLVIMPGMEIVPMHNESAVGKENPEETLLDSLANYLRTHEVNVKLVDLLEEGKLVEQASEARKKDKGQGLLLAMALMFGKMMAVVGLGGIGALAMKALGVAMVALMMAGMLGLKTAAQHGNESSHSISYVTGKGHHHKRRRRAAWQVVSEQQEQPLAYRAYIN; encoded by the exons ATGTATAATCCACTGGCTCTCATTTTCTGTCTCCTGTATCTTAGCAATTGCGTCCAATCGAACGATTGTGGCCAGGATGAATCACTCTACTGCCGCGGAGAACGTGCTCTGCGCATTGCGATaagaaatttgaataaaagtgACAAGCCGCTAGTGATAATGCCTGGCATGGAGATAGTACCAATGCACAATGAATCAGCAGTTGGTAAAGAAAATCCGGAAGAGACTCTCCTTGATAGTCTGGCCAACTATTTGCGAACGCACGAGGTCAATGTCAAATTAGTTGACTTGTTGGAAGAGGGAAAACTGGTGGAACAAGCATCAG AGGCACGCAAGAAGGATAAAGGCCAGGGACTGCTACTGGCCATGGCACTGATGTTTGGCAAAATGATGGCAGTTGTGGGACTTGGTGGCATTGGAGCTTTGGCCATGAAGGCTCTAGGCGTTGCCATGGTGGCTCTAATGATGGCCGGAATGCTGGGCTTAAAAACAGCTGCTCAGCATGGAAACGAGTCGAGTCATAGCATTTCATATGTCACCGGTAAAGGACATCATCATAAGCGACGACGACGAGCGGCCTGGCAGGTGGTCTCCGAGCAGCAGGAACAACCTTTGGCCTACCGAGCCTACATAAACTAA